One genomic region from Xenopus laevis strain J_2021 chromosome 2L, Xenopus_laevis_v10.1, whole genome shotgun sequence encodes:
- the nectin1l2.3.L gene encoding nectin-1, with amino-acid sequence MLLVLSLDITLILLLAVPGTPQVTVIVDGKVKAKLGSDIKLFCKVKTLELISQVTWQRKLSPNNENFLTYSKGEEPLHLTPFGERVRFLGNGDLGGSILIPNVTLTDEGTYLCIYTTFPSGTMEGEIHLSIWVEPSVEVQLNPVLSGPNPDVIAECVAFASKPAANISWNTYGLLYTSKEIPTQHPNGTVTIRSQLWMVPSPGLNGRQATCLVSLPDQLFEKVIHRNITNIQYAPQAVHIRIQREERDPLFVECWADGNPLIIYTWRRENGSIPNDVAQVMGNTLHFSRGNTDYNGLYVCEATNSIGRNSHSVYLYKYSGAAPQGNTGAYIAVIVILCVIIIGMAAYCYFTKLKMEREIKRKIEGLNPPASSEGEEAVPIADLRLSSDN; translated from the exons ATGTTGTTGGTTTTGTCTCTGGATATAACTCTTATCTTATTGTTGGCTGTGCCCGGGACTCCGCAAG TCACAGTGATCGTTGACGGAAAGGTTAAGGCCAAGTTGGGGTCGGACATTAAGTTGTTCTGCAAAGTGAAAACCCTGGAATTGATATCACAAGTCACTTGGCAGAGGAAGTTGTCGCCCAACAATGAGAATTTCCTAACTTACAGCAAAGGAGAGGAACCCCTGCACCTGACTCCGTTTGGGGAGAGAGTGAGATTTCTGGGCAATGGGGATCTTGGAGGCTCCATACTGATACCCAATGTAACCCTGACTGATGAGGGCACCTACCTCTGTATCTACACAACATTTCCTAGTGGGACAATGGAAGGCGAGATTCATTTATCCATCTGGG tgGAGCCGTCAGTGGAAGTGCAGCTAAACCCAGTTCTGTCGGGACCAAATCCAGATGTTATTGCTGAATGTGTAGCCTTTGCCTCCAAACCCGCGGCTAATATCAGCTGGAATACATATGGTCTCCTCTATACGTCAAAGGAAATTCCAACACAACATCCTAATGGGACAGTGACAATAAGGAGTCAGCTATGGATGGTGCCTTCTCCTGGACTTAATGGGCGTCAGGCAACTTGTCTGGTTTCTCTGCCGGACCAATTATTTGAGAAGGTGATACATCGGAACATTACAAATATTCAGT ACGCACCTCAGGCTGTACATATCAGAAtacagagagaagagagagacccTCTGTTTGTTGAATGTTGGGCAGACGGCAACCCTCTCATCATCTATACATGGAGGAG GGAGAATGGATCCATTCCTAATGATGTGGCCCAGGTAATGGGGAACACTCTGCATTTTTCCAGAGGGAATACAGATTATAATGGCCTGTATGTCTGTGAGGCCACAAACAGTATTGGGAGAAACTCACACTCagtctatttatataaatactcaG GTGCTGCTCCCCAAGGAAACACAGGCGCATATATTGCAGTAATCGTTATCCTATGTGTTATAATTATTGGAATGGCTGCGTACTGCTACTTTACGAAGTTGAAGATGGAAAGAGAAATTAAAA GGAAAATAGAAGGATTGAACCCACCTGCGTCTAGTGAAGGTGAAGAAGCAGTACCTATAGCAG